The Streptomyces pactum genome contains a region encoding:
- a CDS encoding alpha/beta fold hydrolase, whose product MTGSSIPSGQSPSGQSSPRGSTSGQSPSRQSPSRQSPSSQQPTSVVRLDVPGGHEVTHRDVAANGARFHIAEVGDGPLVLLLHGFPQFWWTWRQQLVALADAGFRAVAMDLRGVGGSDRTPRGYDPAGLALDITGVVRSLGEPDAALVGHDLGGYLAWTAAAMRPKLVRRLAVSSMPHPRRWRSAMLKDVRQTRAGSYIWGFQRPWVPERQLTADDGALVGRLIHDWSGPRPLDEKAVEVYRRAMCIPSTAHCSVEPYRWMVRSLARPDGIQFYRRMKRPVRVPTLHLHGSLDPVMRTRSAAGSGQYVEAPYRWRLFDGLGHFPHEEDPVAFSTELINWLKDPEPDR is encoded by the coding sequence CCCCCTCGAGGCAGTCCCCCTCGAGGCAGTCCCCATCGTCGCAACAACCCACCTCGGTCGTACGGCTCGACGTCCCGGGCGGGCACGAGGTGACCCACCGGGACGTCGCCGCCAACGGCGCCCGCTTCCACATCGCCGAAGTGGGTGACGGGCCACTGGTGCTGCTGCTGCACGGCTTCCCCCAGTTCTGGTGGACCTGGCGGCAGCAACTGGTGGCGCTCGCGGACGCCGGTTTCCGCGCCGTCGCCATGGACCTGCGCGGCGTCGGCGGCAGCGACCGCACCCCGCGCGGCTACGATCCCGCCGGTCTCGCCCTCGACATCACCGGCGTGGTCCGCTCGCTCGGCGAGCCGGACGCCGCGCTGGTCGGCCACGACCTGGGCGGCTACCTGGCCTGGACGGCCGCCGCGATGCGGCCCAAGCTCGTACGGCGGCTCGCGGTCTCCTCGATGCCGCACCCCCGGCGCTGGCGCTCGGCCATGCTCAAGGACGTCCGCCAGACCCGGGCGGGGTCCTACATCTGGGGTTTCCAGCGCCCCTGGGTCCCGGAGCGCCAACTGACCGCGGACGACGGCGCGCTGGTCGGCCGGCTGATCCACGACTGGTCGGGGCCGCGCCCGCTGGACGAGAAGGCGGTGGAGGTCTACCGCCGCGCCATGTGCATCCCCTCCACTGCGCACTGCTCCGTCGAGCCGTACCGCTGGATGGTGCGCTCCCTGGCCCGTCCGGACGGTATCCAGTTCTACCGCCGTATGAAGCGGCCGGTACGCGTGCCGACCCTTCATCTGCACGGTTCGCTGGACCCCGTGATGCGGACGCGGAGCGCGGCCGGGTCCGGGCAGTACGTCGAAGCGCCCTACCGCTGGCGGCTGTTCGACGGTCTCGGACACTTCCCGCACGAAGAGGATCCGGTCGCCTTCTCCACCGAGCTGATCAATTGGCTGAAGGATCCCGAACCCGACCGGTGA